CCGTTGACATACATAGCGGCACCTTTTGGTAATTAACAACATATCATAAAAAAATTGTAATCTGTGTAAGGAGGCAATTTGATGGCGGGATTAAAAAAAGGGGATATCGTTGCCCGTAAATCCTATTCCCGAGATATATTTTTTAAAGTGGTTGATATTTTTGTTAATGATAACAATCAAGAATTTTGCATATTAAAGGGATTGGATGTCCGGCTAACGGCCAGCGCCCCGGTGAATGATTTAGAACGGGTGGATGCTAAGGAAGTGGCCAATCATTGGAAAAATGTAATGAAAAAAAATAATGAGCAAATGAAAAGGGTTTTTCAGCGCCGACTGAAAGATCGGCAGCAATGCTTTAATCGGGCATTAAATACCGGTGCTGATGGGGAAAAAAAAATTGAAGCCTTCGATGTTCCTGGCAGTGTTTTACATCTTGATGGCGATGCCGATTATTTAAATTTATGCTTGACCACCTATAATCAAATGGGTATTCCGGCCCACGGTTATCATGTGGCCGAAGATAAACAGCATCAAGTTGTAATTCAATATCTGGAAGAACATCGGCCGGATATTGTGGTGTTAACAGGCCACGACGGTTTGGTTAAGGGGGCTAAGGATCAGCGCAATGTCAACAATTACTACAATTCCGATAACTTTATTAAATCGGTAAAGGCCGCCCGCAAATATGAAAAAAATATGGACGATTTAATTATTTTTGCCGGCGCTTGTCAATCCTGTTATGAGGCCATTTTAGAGGCCGGTGCCAACTTTGCCAGTTCTCCAAAACGGGTACTGATACACGCCTTTGATCCAGTTTTTGTGGTGGAGAAAATTGCCTTTACTTCAATTTACGATCCGGTGCCATTAAAGGAAGTCATTTCAGGCACCATCACAGGTTTTGACGGCATTGGCGGACTTGATACACCGAATATACAATCCAAAAAACGATAGGTACCTTTGTAAAACTAAGCATTTGGTAATATATGGTGGTGCATGAAAGATAATTTAATTAAACTGCCAAATATAACAGCAAACGGTATTTGGAATTATTTGTTAGCATGATAATTGTTAAGGGGCAAGCCACTTAGTGCCCAAGCTTTGAACAATAACCCAAACAACCAAAATATTAAAAGTAAAAATCAGCAAATACTGATTAGTGGAGGGTTGAGTAAGGGTTATTTTTCAGACAGCTTATCACATAGATTAGTTATAACCAAGTATCTACCATGCCGCTAACACTACTTGAATAATTAAGATGGGATGGGAACTTCCCTTAGGGGTGCACTGGTGGCATGATCAAATAACCACAACTGAATAGAGATTTATGAAAGCATGATTAAACAGAGCATCAAATTAAAAATTACATAGGGTTGGGCTGGATATGAATTAGGCAAGCATTAGGGCAGCAGCCAGCTTGATTTTTGGGCTGTTGCCTTAGAAGGAGTGGTGTGTGATGTTGGCTGTTTTTAATGATATACGGGGTAAAAAGGCGCGACGGGAGCAGAGCATTGTCAAAGGAGTGGCGCGCTTAGGGCAGGACAAAAAAGTCTTTGCTGGTGAAAAGGATGTCGGTGGCAGGGCCAGTTATTTTAGCGATAATATAATGGCGGTGGCCAGGAACAAAAAAAATTATATAAAGGCTGAGCCACAGGGCGGGCGGTGGCGTGGTGGTGCCCGGTTGGGGCCGCCAGCAGGAGGACGCTCCATGGTGAGGGCTGGTCCCATAATGGCAAATAATTTGGGAGGGGGGATGGAATGGTAAATTTTTAATCGGTGTTTTTGTCGTCACTGGGTTGGTCTGGGTTGTTTAATTTAGGTAATGGATCACTTCCGGAAGTGAGTATTTTATATAAAACAGACAGTAATTGTTGTTGGTTTAATTTATCTTGACTAAAGGATTTATGAATAATCATCAGCAATCACCCCGTTAACATTACATTATGCGGGTAAAATAACAACAGACCCTGGGAGGCTTGGTTATTTGAAGGTTGCCATTTATTGCCGGGTGTCCACCGAGGATCAGGCGGAAGCTAAAACAATTGAAAACCAGGTAGAATTTGCCCAAAGGTACTGTCAGTTACACAACCTAGAGATTTATGAATTCTATCTGGACGATGGGGTAAGTGGAACCATTCCACTGCTTAAAAGGCCGGCCGGAAAGAGGATGTTTAAAGATGGAAAAGAGGGGCATTTTAAGGCCGTGTATGTTTACCGCTTAGATCGCTTGGCCAGAACGACGTTGGACATTTTAAATACCCACGATAAATTGGATAAGCTGGGAATAGCATTAAAAAGTATGACCGAGAGTTTCGATACATCAACCCCCAGTGGTAAGTTTTTTATGACTACTTTGGGCGGCATAGCGGAGATAGAAAGATCCACCATCGCAGAAAGGATGCGCTTAGGTAAGGAGCGGGCAATAAAAGAGGGGAGGTGGCCAGGGGGGCCACCTCCATATGGATATGTCATTAAGGATAAGCGGTTAACCGTTAGTCAGCAGGAAGCGGAAATCATTAAACTAATTTTTAAGCTTTATACCGAAGCCGGTATGGACACCGTGGCAATTGCAGATTATTTGACTGCCACCGGCTACGATACCCCCACCGTTAGTCGCAATAAAGATAGTAAAACAGTGAATGTTTGGTATAGTAGCAAAGTATGGGCCATTCTGCAGAACACAGTTTATCGAGGTGAATTTTGTTATGGCAAAAACCGGCCCAAAGAAAAACAGCTAAAATTCACCTGTCCCGCAATTATCGACCAAGACCAGTGGGATCAAGCGCAAAAAAAATTGAAAAGCAATTATTTTAATGCTAAACGCAACGCCAAGCATCAGTACTTGCTGCGGGGATTGATCAAGTGTGGTACTTGCGGGCGGAACTACTGTGGGGATGGTAGCCACAGTAAAGGCAGGTATCACTATTATCGGTGCACCGGTAACTCTTCCTTTCGCGGCAAACTGGTGACTAAATGTCAGTCAAGATCTGTACGGGCAGACCTGTTGGAAAAGGTTGTTTGGCAGGATATTTGGCAATATTTGACCAATAACCAAACTCTGATCAACGAACTGTTGGGACTTCTCAATGCCGATAGAGGGCGCTCAGCAACAGCTGCGGGCATTGAGGAATTGGCACTATTAAACAAACGGATCAGTGATAAAGAGCGGGAAAAGGTTAAAATACTATCCCTTTTTCGTAAATCCCTGATAAATGAAAGGGATATCGAAATCCAGTTGCGGGCAATAAATCATGATTTGGCAATTTTAAACCAACGACAGCGGACGATACAAAATAGGCAGCAGCAAGTCACAGGGCCACCGGTGGAGAGCTTTAGCATGGTAAAGCTACTGCAAGAAAAATTACTTGCTGCGGATATTGGGTTAAAGAGGGAATTGATGGCCATATTGGTAAAAGACATCATTGTTTTTAGTAATGATATGCCAGAGAAACCCCAAGTAACGATAAACTACTGTTTTCCTTTTAAATAATCAAACAGGCAGTGGGTGGCCATTGGGCCTGTCCGTTGTTTGGAATGTACTGCTGTTGTGGAAACCCGTGGTAAGCACCGCTTAGGAATTCCTAAATCTTCATATTAAGAAAGACACCCCTCCAGGGAAGTTTGCATAACATGAAATAGGATTTTCCTGGGAGGGGTTTTTTTATGGATAGATATTTTAACGTGTTGGCAAAATTTCGCAATAAAGCATTGCGACAAAAGAATGTTGTCGGTGTAGGTGTGGGCCATAAAGAAGTGGGCAATATGCGAACCAAACAGTTGTCAGTGGTGGTGTTTGTGGAAAAGAAACTGCCAGCCAGTGAATTAAAAAGGAGTCATGTGGTTCCGAGAAAAATTGATGGGGTAGATACTGACGTTATTGAGGTGGGGCGCATTAAAATGTTGGGTGTCCGCACCCAAAGGATTCGGCCCGCTATGCCTGGGTGCAGTATTGGCCATTATCGCGTCACGGCCGGCACTTTGGGGGCAGTGGTTAAGGATCGCAGCACCGGTGCCCCGCTGATTTTATCCAATAACCACATTTTAGCAAATGGCTCCAACGGCTATGACGGTCGGGCCGTTGTGGGTGATCCCATCCTGCAACCGGGCAAGTATGATGGCGGCAATGAAAATGACCGCATTGGCAGTCTGTTGAGATTTGTCCCCATCAGTCGGGGCTCCGCTGAACAACAATCCTCTTGCCCCTATGCCAGCGGCTTTTCTGCGGTGACCAACGCCATGCTGCATCTGATTAGACCTAACTATGAAATTAAGGTGTTCAAAAAATTGCAACAGAATAATATTGTGGACTGTGCGCTGGCAGCACCGGATAACCCCGAACTAATCAGCGGGGAAATATTGGATTTTGGTTTAATTCAAGGTGTCACCGAGGCTAGGCCTGGTATGCCGGTGAGAAAAAGCGGGCGCACCACCGGGGTTACGTCGGGAACAGTGACCACAGTGGGGACATCACTGAAGGTGGAAATGGATGGTAACGAAATGGTGATGTTTAACGATCAGGTTACCACCAACATGAGTTCCCAAGGTGGCGACAGCGGTTCATTGGTGTTAACGCCCGATAATCAAGTGGTGGGGCTGCTGTTTGCCGGTTCCGACAAAATCACTGTTTTTAATAAAATACAGCACGTTATGGATGCGCTGAACATTGAATTTTAGTATCTATATAAATAAGGGGCAGGTTTCCATGCCTGCCCGTATTACATTCATTATTACATGAAAAATGCTTTTTGTAGGGGCTCAATTCATTGAGCCCACCAAAACGTAACATTTGCACTATCACAAATTTTAATTTGAATACAGCTTTTGTTCGTTCTCAGCTGGTGTCTTTTGCTTGGTTTGATTTTTGTTTACCTGTTGAGATAGGGGTTGCGGTAAACCCAGCGCCTGCTGCACCGCTCACTTTAGGGATAGTTTCGCAGACCGAACTAAGCTCATCCGGCTGTCTCCGGCAGCGTACCCGGCAAATTCGCCGTCCATAGCTCAGTTGCCGGTGGCGCACGTCCTATGCGCCACCCTGCCTCCGACAACCCCTTCGCTAACTTCGGTTCGCTGCGCTACTATATGTCGTTCGCTACCTGCAGCAGGCGCCGGGTTTTGCAATTAACCTTTTATCCAAAAAGCAAAGGCAAAAGGCACCTGGAATTTGGTTATTAAAAATACACCAAGGGGCAATGGTTAGATCTTCCACTATTAATTAAATTTGTACTTTGTTATAGTATTAAGTGGACAACCCTTTTTAAGGGAAAAAAGGAAAGGAGCGAGAATTTTGACGTTACGGAACAAAGCATTGGTCTCCATTCTGGTTACCCTGTTTGTGTTTGCGATGTTGGTTCCCATGGCATCGGCCGAAGCGGCCGATAATACCACCCTGGAACAGCAAGTCGTAGACCAGATCAATCAAGCAAGAGTAGAAAAAGGGGTGGCAAAACTACAGGTGGATCCAGCGATATCCGCCGCTGCCCAAAAGCAAGCCCAAGCGTTGGCCAACAGTTATAGCGGTAGCTATGGTGAAGTCTATAAGCTGATGAACAGTGGCCAATATCAAACCGTTGGGGCAAGTGTATTGCGGTCCTCAAATGTTAGCTACTTAGTTAATTACCAACTGAGGACGGCCAACTTTGCGGGATTGAGTGACAAGTACAATTTGGCCGGGATTGGCATCGCAGACAGCAAGTATTTTGGCAAGGTTTGCGTGGAGATATTTGCCAAGGGTAAAGCCGTTGCTCAACCACAACCGCAACAACCCGAGCAACCAAAACCGAAACAACCAAAACCACAACAGCCACAACAACCTGAGCAACCAGCAGCAAATGTTACCTTGAGTGAGTTTCAACAGCAGGTGGTTGACTTAGTAAACCAAGAGCGGGCTAAAGTAGGGTTAAAGCCTTTGGTTGCCAAGGCAGATTTAACTAAGGTGGCCCAAGTAAAGGCCGAAGATATGGCTACTAACAAATATTTCAGTCATACATCCCCTACTTACGGTTCACCCTTTGATATGATGAAACAGTTTGGCATTAAGTATAGCTATGCAGGCGAAAATATCGCCATGGGTTATCGCAGTCCGGAACAAGTTATGGAAGGCTGGATGAACAGTGAAGGCCATAAGAAAAATATATTAAATCCTAACTTCACCGAGATTGGCGTAGGGTTTACATCAAATGGGTATTATTGGGTACAAGAGTTTGCAAAACGTTAATTAAAAATAAAGAGAAAAATTTATTCACAGAAGAAGGGGGCAACCCCTTCTTTTTAGTTTTTCTGGCGGATTTTCTCGGTGGGTTTTATGTTGTTTTTCGCACAAATAAAGATATAACTCATATATTAGGTAAGAGACAACATTTTTGAAAGGAGATGACCAATGACACCAGTAACGGTAAACAGTCGCGGTGATCCAGAAACCAAAACTGTTCGGGTGAAGAAGTTAATTGGCAGTAATAGAGAACGACTAATTGCCCGCTACGATATGATCTTGCCCCAGCGGCATCCCACCATAGATAAAGTAATCTGCATCAAGGATTTGATGCACAATCACTATGCAGAAACCATTGCGGGACGGGTGTTGATAAAGGGCAGTATCACCTTTGAAATAACCTATCTGGCGGCGGGAAAAAATCAGCACAATTGTTTTTGGACCAGCATAACATATTATGATTTTATAGATATTCCAGAAACAACCCCAGAAATGGTGGCCGAGATAAATGCTAGCATTGATAGCGTTACCCTGATTGGCTTTAATAAAGAAACCAGAATGCTCACCGTTGAAGTGGCCATAGATAATCAAGGGCTGGTTTATGATATTGAAGAAATAAGTTTAATCACCCATTTGCCCGCCGATTACAGTGGTGACTTTGAAGAAATAACCATCAATGACATTGTGTCTGTGGGCAAGGGTTATTTAACCGGGGTAGAGGAAATCTGTATTCCATTAAACAAGCCCCCGATAAAAAAGATAGTTAACTGTAACAGTATGCCGCTACTGCAAAAATACCAAGTTGATTTAGGATCTGTTACGGTATATGGTTGGCTTAACCTATCCCTAACCTACTTAGACCACCATGATCAAAGACGATATTTAGAAAAACTTATCCCCTTTAAAAAGATTTTAGCCACTCCCCAAGCTAACGATCAGCTATTGGCGGAGACTTTTATTATCAGCCATCAGATGGAATACAACTTGCTGTCAGATAAATGCGTGCAGTTGAAACATAACAGTGCTTTTAAGGCCTGTGTGTATGCAGCCCAAACATTGAGGGTGTTAACAGAAAGTAACGGTATGCACACTAAAAAATCAAGTTTGACCTGTGAAGCGTTAGCTGATCTGCAGCGGGTGGACATCATAATTAAAGAGAGCAGCCCCGTTAACCAGGGTCTAGCGGATGGGGAAATTAAGGATCTAAAGCTAGGTCCAATTAATTTTTTAGTCAAACAATTAGTTAATAATAAAGTGTTGATTCGAGGCTATGTGGAGTTTCTGGTGGGGTATACTGAGCCGAAGTTGGCCGGTCATAAGTATTTTTATAGGAAGGGATTTTTTAAGGCGGTGGCTGAGGTTGGCGATGTGCCGTCCGATGCCAGGGTAGAGTTAATACCCACTGTAAATTTTACCAAAGCATATTTTAACTCAGACAAGTTAACAATTAACTGCCAATTGAATATTATTGTTAAAGTTTTAAATTTAAAGCAAATGGAGATAGTTACTGAGATCAGTGGTCCCGATGCAAAGGTTGCCGAGGAGGTATCTTTTACATACGTTATGCAACCAGGGGATGAGGTTGAAACATTGGCCAACCGTTTTGGGACCACAGTGGAAGCCATATATAAATTAAACCAGCAATTAACCCCGCCCTTTGAAAATAAAAAAATACAAATACCTTGCCAAATTAAAAAGGATTCAATCTAACAAACAAACAGAACAGCAGCTCAAAGGAGGTTGTTTAGTGGAAGATAATTCTAAAAAAGGTGGATTGGAACAGACGGTGGTGGATTTGTTACAAGCCCATGCCCAGCATGGCGTAGACCAGACCAATATGTTGCTGATGTTAAGTCTGGTAAATTTAATGGGCATAGTGGATATTTTACAGCACTCCACCGCTGGTGTAGGGTCTAATGTTGCTTTACAGCGAGGTGAAATGTTGCCAGCAGCCAATGGCGTCACTGATAACCCAGATTTAATGAAAGTGGTACAACAGGCAGCGTCTGGGGAAATAGATCCATTACAGCTATTATCCTTATTAAACCAGCCCGGTGGGCAAATGCCAAACACCGCCGCTTTGATGGGCATGTTGTCGCAAATGATGCCTCCACCACCGCCCCGGCGGGATATTAAGCCACCTCCGTCCAATCAACCGCCCCGAGAAAATATTAAACCCCAGCCAGCCGCTGCGAAAGAGTATAAAAATAATCAAGAAAAGGATCAGAAAGAAAGCGAAAATACAACCACCAATAACAAGAGTTACCTTAAGTGGGATCCAAGATTGGGATAAATAAGGGAGGAATATTATGTTCAATAATCTTGGTCAAATGATGTCTCAAATGCAAAAGATTCAAGATGAAATCCAACAACTAACGGTTGAAGTGACCTCTGTCAATGGGGCAATAACTGTGGTGATGTCTGGCAGACAAGATTTGGTTTCGGTGAAGCTTGATGAAGCAATTATTCAAAATATGGACGTCACCAGTGTGGAGGATGAATTTGTACAGGTGTTAAACGAGGCCATTGCTAGGTCAAGGGCGGAAGTTAAAGAAAGGCTATCCCAAGCCACCGGCTTGAACATCAGCGGCCTAATGAACATGTTTACCTAAATGTAAAAAAGCAAATAAAAATGGGCGTGCATATGGCGCGCCCATTTTTTGTTTAACGAAAATTATGTTATGGCTAAGCATCTCTGCTCTCCTACAAACACAGGTGGCTTTTGCCTGTTTTTAAAGAGCAAAATATTAAGAAAACCGCCACCTGCTGCAATAGCGAACGACATATAGTTGAGCAGTGAACCACTAGTGAAGTAGGCCGGCGGAGGCAGGGTGGCGCATTGGACGTGCGCCACCGTTGTTTCAACAGACACAGACTTATTGCCCCCTAGTATTATCGTTTAAAACGCTGGCATGGAATTCATTCATGCCAGAACGCATCATGCGCACTGCATTATGACTGGCTTTCAGTACGTTGGTGATATAACCTAAACGATCATCAAAATCCCTATTTGTACCCAGTACCAATAAAATAAAGATTAAAAATAAAGTATAAGCATTGGGTTCTAACTGGTTTTGCTGATAACCGTCATTGGGGGGTGGGTAATACATATTTTCCCTCCTTCCTGTGATCAATGTGTTTTTATAGTTTACGTGGGGGGGTTAATATTGTTACTTTTTAAAGTCCACAACTGAACAATTTGTCAGGGCGCTACATATAGTAAGGTAGTGTGATGTAAAAATTTGGAGGGATTAAAGTGAGTGGGTTCGATATGACTAAACTAGCCGGCCAGTTAAACCAAATACAAGGGGTTCTCCAAAAAATAAGGGTGGAGGGCAACTCCAATGGCGGTGGGCTTAAAGTTGTGCTAAATGGCCAACAAGATGTATTGGCCGTGAGGATTATGCCGCCGTTACTTGCGCCGGCAAATAAATCCCGCTTAGAAACAGAGTTGTTAATGGCCTTTAACCAAGGTCTCAAAAAATCCAAAGAAAGAGCAACAAGGGAGATTAACCAGCTTGTGGGCATAGACATTAGCCAGCTAAATCAATTTTTTTAGAAACTTTATCTGCATATGTAACAAAAAGGGGTGCTGGTACGTATTTTAGCAGTAACATATTTGTATCGTACCAAGTGAAAGGAGGATAAATAATGCCCCTTGAGGTTGTAAAACAAAAATCTTGCTCGGGTTATTTTAATGTATATACAGTCTGCATTTGTTTGGCGCTGGTTATTCTGGCTGCAATTTTATTGGGTTTAGGGATAGTGGGAGTTGGAATATTTAGCTTTTTAGTGCTAATTGCCATATTACTGTTTATATTTTTCTAAATTACAACCAAAAAAGTTTTACTCAGTTTGTAACAGATTTTGGTACACTCTCATATTGTATGATTAGAACTAATCCCGGGATTTAGTTCTATGGATTAAGCATATTAAGTAAGGAGGAATTTAGAATGGCTAACGTAGTAGACGCCTTTAAGGATTTTGGAGCAAAAGATTGGAGCCCTGGTTTTCTTACTAGATGCTGCTGCTTATTACTGGCTGGATTCATCATCGGTATCGCCCTCTTCTTCTGCGGCCTACTGGATTTCAAACTGTTAGGTGTATGGCTCTTCTTAATGCTGGCAATAGCCTGCTGCTGCATGTGCTGGTGCTAAATGATTGTTAAGTGATGTGTTAGTCTAACCACTAAGGGCTGCACACTGTGTGGCCCTTACAACAACTTAATTAGTTAAGCTAATTCAATCCTTGGGAAAGGAGTGACACTGGTGGATGCTAATCAAAGAAAACTTAATGAAACGTTAGAAAAGTTGATGGATAGAATTGAATCCTATCATCGGGAAAAAGACAGTAATGTCAAACAGGCAGCGGCAGTGTTTGCCAAACTGGATACTTTAGTGCAAAGTGTATCTAGATTAGAGGCCCAGGAAAGTGCTGAGGCAAAGCTGGCCAGTAAAATAGATGAAATGACCAGACATATTGACACCATTATCAAACAACAACAAAAACAAGAAAAACAGGTGGAGTTTGAAGATACTTTGCGCCGAGTTTTGCACGGAGCTAAAATAACCGGTAAAGTCATTGAAAGTGTTGCCAGCAGTGCCGATGTGTTATTTGATAGTGTATCAAGAATGCTCAAGGACGGTTCCAATAACACACCGGGTTACAGACGGGCTGACACAACCGGTGAAAACTTTGATTTATCATCCTTTTTAAAACCACTTAATTCGTTAATTCAAGGATTTGCTTCAGTGGGT
This Peptococcaceae bacterium 1198_IL3148 DNA region includes the following protein-coding sequences:
- the yabG gene encoding sporulation peptidase YabG, with translation MAGLKKGDIVARKSYSRDIFFKVVDIFVNDNNQEFCILKGLDVRLTASAPVNDLERVDAKEVANHWKNVMKKNNEQMKRVFQRRLKDRQQCFNRALNTGADGEKKIEAFDVPGSVLHLDGDADYLNLCLTTYNQMGIPAHGYHVAEDKQHQVVIQYLEEHRPDIVVLTGHDGLVKGAKDQRNVNNYYNSDNFIKSVKAARKYEKNMDDLIIFAGACQSCYEAILEAGANFASSPKRVLIHAFDPVFVVEKIAFTSIYDPVPLKEVISGTITGFDGIGGLDTPNIQSKKR
- a CDS encoding recombinase family protein → MKVAIYCRVSTEDQAEAKTIENQVEFAQRYCQLHNLEIYEFYLDDGVSGTIPLLKRPAGKRMFKDGKEGHFKAVYVYRLDRLARTTLDILNTHDKLDKLGIALKSMTESFDTSTPSGKFFMTTLGGIAEIERSTIAERMRLGKERAIKEGRWPGGPPPYGYVIKDKRLTVSQQEAEIIKLIFKLYTEAGMDTVAIADYLTATGYDTPTVSRNKDSKTVNVWYSSKVWAILQNTVYRGEFCYGKNRPKEKQLKFTCPAIIDQDQWDQAQKKLKSNYFNAKRNAKHQYLLRGLIKCGTCGRNYCGDGSHSKGRYHYYRCTGNSSFRGKLVTKCQSRSVRADLLEKVVWQDIWQYLTNNQTLINELLGLLNADRGRSATAAGIEELALLNKRISDKEREKVKILSLFRKSLINERDIEIQLRAINHDLAILNQRQRTIQNRQQQVTGPPVESFSMVKLLQEKLLAADIGLKRELMAILVKDIIVFSNDMPEKPQVTINYCFPFK
- a CDS encoding CAP domain-containing protein, with the translated sequence MTLRNKALVSILVTLFVFAMLVPMASAEAADNTTLEQQVVDQINQARVEKGVAKLQVDPAISAAAQKQAQALANSYSGSYGEVYKLMNSGQYQTVGASVLRSSNVSYLVNYQLRTANFAGLSDKYNLAGIGIADSKYFGKVCVEIFAKGKAVAQPQPQQPEQPKPKQPKPQQPQQPEQPAANVTLSEFQQQVVDLVNQERAKVGLKPLVAKADLTKVAQVKAEDMATNKYFSHTSPTYGSPFDMMKQFGIKYSYAGENIAMGYRSPEQVMEGWMNSEGHKKNILNPNFTEIGVGFTSNGYYWVQEFAKR
- a CDS encoding SPOCS domain-containing protein, encoding MTPVTVNSRGDPETKTVRVKKLIGSNRERLIARYDMILPQRHPTIDKVICIKDLMHNHYAETIAGRVLIKGSITFEITYLAAGKNQHNCFWTSITYYDFIDIPETTPEMVAEINASIDSVTLIGFNKETRMLTVEVAIDNQGLVYDIEEISLITHLPADYSGDFEEITINDIVSVGKGYLTGVEEICIPLNKPPIKKIVNCNSMPLLQKYQVDLGSVTVYGWLNLSLTYLDHHDQRRYLEKLIPFKKILATPQANDQLLAETFIISHQMEYNLLSDKCVQLKHNSAFKACVYAAQTLRVLTESNGMHTKKSSLTCEALADLQRVDIIIKESSPVNQGLADGEIKDLKLGPINFLVKQLVNNKVLIRGYVEFLVGYTEPKLAGHKYFYRKGFFKAVAEVGDVPSDARVELIPTVNFTKAYFNSDKLTINCQLNIIVKVLNLKQMEIVTEISGPDAKVAEEVSFTYVMQPGDEVETLANRFGTTVEAIYKLNQQLTPPFENKKIQIPCQIKKDSI
- a CDS encoding YbaB/EbfC family nucleoid-associated protein; this translates as MFNNLGQMMSQMQKIQDEIQQLTVEVTSVNGAITVVMSGRQDLVSVKLDEAIIQNMDVTSVEDEFVQVLNEAIARSRAEVKERLSQATGLNISGLMNMFT
- a CDS encoding YbaB/EbfC family nucleoid-associated protein, yielding MSGFDMTKLAGQLNQIQGVLQKIRVEGNSNGGGLKVVLNGQQDVLAVRIMPPLLAPANKSRLETELLMAFNQGLKKSKERATREINQLVGIDISQLNQFF